The following are encoded together in the Sphingomonas insulae genome:
- a CDS encoding phosphatase PAP2 family protein: protein MTQTPATPHIGARRLPPLLAGLAFIALGLAIVLVGAFATAHYPFDFDRSLIVGLRQWHGPAWLPKVATDVTALGGGVVLTLVVVIVAGLLLIQRLWLTALAIALASLTGGWAIDLIKGQVLRARPDLVPHLVEAGGYSFPSGHATSSAVVYLTLAALAGQVTPDRAARRYLLVVAVLLSGAIGCSRVYLGVHWPSDVLAGWSFGTLWAIGWWTATAQARAAIGGER from the coding sequence ATGACCCAGACACCGGCTACTCCCCATATCGGCGCACGGCGCCTGCCCCCACTGCTCGCAGGCCTGGCGTTCATCGCTCTTGGGCTTGCAATCGTTCTCGTGGGGGCGTTTGCGACAGCCCATTATCCGTTCGATTTCGACCGCAGTCTCATCGTCGGGCTTCGCCAGTGGCATGGACCGGCGTGGCTGCCGAAAGTCGCGACCGACGTAACAGCGCTGGGCGGCGGCGTCGTGCTGACGCTGGTCGTCGTGATCGTGGCAGGTCTGCTGTTAATCCAGCGCTTGTGGCTGACCGCGCTCGCTATCGCACTGGCAAGTCTGACCGGTGGTTGGGCCATCGACCTTATCAAGGGACAGGTGTTGCGCGCCCGGCCCGATCTGGTGCCGCATCTGGTCGAGGCAGGCGGGTACAGCTTCCCGAGCGGTCATGCGACGTCGAGCGCTGTCGTCTACCTGACGCTCGCAGCGCTGGCGGGGCAGGTGACGCCCGATCGCGCCGCGCGCCGCTACCTGCTGGTCGTTGCCGTGCTGTTATCGGGCGCGATCGGATGCAGTCGCGTGTATCTGGGCGTCCACTGGCCTAGCGACGTGCTGGCCGGGTGGAGCTTCGGCACGCTTTGGGCGATCGGCTGGTGGACCGCCACCGCGCAAGCGCGCGCGGCGATCGGTGGAGAGCGCTAG